Proteins from a genomic interval of Microtus ochrogaster isolate Prairie Vole_2 chromosome 24, MicOch1.0, whole genome shotgun sequence:
- the Dyrk2 gene encoding dual specificity tyrosine-phosphorylation-regulated kinase 2 yields the protein MLTRKPSAAAPAAYPTGRGGDTAVRQLQASPGIGAGAPRSGVGTGPPSPIALPPLRASNAATAAHTIGGGRHTMNDHLHISSHSHGQIQVQQLFEDNSNKRTVLTTQPNGLTTVGKTGLPVVPERQLDGIHRRQGSSTSLKSMESMGKVKATPMTPEQAMKQYMQKLTAFEHHEIFSYPEIYFLGPNAKKRQGMTGGPNNGGYDDDQGSYVQVPHDHVAYRYEVLKVIGKGSFGQVVKAYDHKVHQHVALKMVRNEKRFHRQAAEEIRILEHLRKQDKDNTMNVIHMLENFTFRNHICMTFELLSMNLYELIKKNKFQGFSLPLVRKFAHSILQCLDALHKNRIIHCDLKPENILLKQQGRSSIKVIDFGSSCYEHQRVYTYIQSRFYRAPEVILGARYGMPIDMWSLGCILAELLTGYPLLPGEDEGDQLACMIELLGMPSQKLLDASKRAKNFVSSKGYPRYCTVTTLSDGSVVLNGGRSRRGKLRGPPESREWGNALKGCDDPLFLDFLKQCLEWDPAVRMTPGQALRHPWLRRRLPKPPTGEKTAVKRVTDSTGAITSISKLPPPSSSASKLRTNLAQMTDANGNIQQRTVLPKLVS from the exons ATGTTAACCAGGAAACCTTCGGCCGCCGCTCCTGCCGCCTACCCGACCG GCCGAGGAGGGGACACCGCCGTTCGCCAGCTTCAGGCTTCCCCGGGGATCGGCGCCGGGGCTCCCCGAAGCGGAGTGGGGACCGGCCCGCCCTCTCCCATCGCCCTGCCGCCTCTCCGGGCCAGCAACGCTGCCACCGCAGCCCACACG ATTGGCGGCGGGAGGCACACCATGAATGACCACCTCCACATCAGCAGCCACAGCCACGGGCAGATCCAGGTTCAGCAGCTGTTTGAGGATAACAGTAACAAAAGGACAGTGCTTACAACACAGCCAAATGGGCTTACGACAGTGGGCAAGACAGGCTTGCCTGTGGTGCCAGAGCGGCAGCTGGACGGCATTCACAGACGGCAGGGGAGTTCCACCTCTCTGAAGTCCATGGAAAGCATGGGGAAGGTGAAAGCCACCCCCATGACGCCGGAACAAGCGATGAAGCAATACATGCAAAAACTCACGGCCTTTGAACACCATGAGATCTTTAGCTACCCTGAAATATATTTCTTGGGTCCAAATGCTAAGAAGCGCCAAGGCATGACAGGTGGACCCAACAACGGTGGTTATGATGATGACCAGGGATCATATGTGCAGGTGCCCCATGATCATGTGGCTTACAGGTATGAGGTCCTCAAGGTCATTGGGAAGGGGAGCTTTGGGCAGGTGGTCAAGGCCTATGACCACAAAGTCCACCAGCATGTGGCCCTGAAGATGGTGCGCAACGAGAAGCGCTTCCACCGGCAGGCGGCGGAGGAGATCCGCATCCTGGAGCACCTACGGAAACAGGATAAGGACAACACCATGAACGTCATCCACATGCTGGAGAATTTTACTTTCCGCAACCACATATGCATGACGTTTGAGTTGCTGAGCATGAACCTCTACGAGCTCATTAAGAAGAATAAGTTCCAGGGCTTCAGCCTGCCTCTGGTGCGCAAGTTTGCTCACTCGATTCTGCAATGCTTGGATGCGCTGCACAAAAACAGAATAATCCACTGTGACCTTAAGCCCGAGAACATTTTGTTAAAGCAGCAGGGTAGAAGCAGTATTAAGGTGATTGACTTCGGCTCCAGTTGTTATGAGCACCAGCGTGTTTACACGTACATCCAGTCGCGCTTTTACCGGGCTCCGGAAGTGATCCTTGGAGCCAGGTATGGCATGCCCATTGATATGTGGAGCCTGGGTTGCATCCTTGCGGAACTCCTGACGGGTTACCCCCTATTGCCTGGGGAGGATGAAGGGGACCAGCTAGCTTGTATGATTGAACTTTTGGGCATGCCCTCCCAGAAACTCCTGGATGCTTCCAAACGAGCCAAGAATTTCGTGAGCTCCAAGGGTTACCCCCGCTACTGCACTGTCACGACTCTTTCAGATGGCTCCGTGGTCCTCAATGGAGGCCGATCCCGGAGAGGGAAACTGAGGGGTCCGCCAGAGAGCAGAGAGTGGGGGAACGCACTGAAGGGATGCGATGATCCTCTTTTCCTTGACTTCTTAAAACAGTGTTTGGAGTGGGATCCCGCAGTCCGCATGACCCCGGGCCAGGCTCTGCGGCACCCCTGGCTCAGGAGGCGTTTGCCAAAGCCTCCGACCGGGGAGAAGACGGCGGTGAAGAGGGTCACGGACAGCACTGGTGCTATCACGTCGATTTCCAAGTTACCTCCACCTTCCAGCTCAGCTTCCAAGCTGAGGACTAATTTGGCACAGATGACAGATGCCAATGGGAATATTCAGCAGAGGACAGTGTTGCCAAAACTCGTTAGCTGA